Proteins from a genomic interval of Bradyrhizobium sp. CCBAU 53340:
- a CDS encoding type I secretion system permease/ATPase translates to MAAALSTVADEAAEPSYHRGDDVRDALLKLWPHFLWAGLFSSAINLLYLSSPLYLMQVYNRVLLNENISTLVLLTLILAIALLTMAGLDAVRAWILIRCGIRLDMELSTRVFEALVVRSAERGASRGAQHLRDLDQFRTFVTGSGIYFAFDLPWIPVYLLLLFFIHPLLGLVATIGALLLLALAGVNELLTRSPMKQAEASGNQSYVFTENVLRHADVIRAMGMQPAVERNWQSQRSAMLVQQAIASDKNAVMTSSIRFFRLLLQSLMLGTGAWLAIDHAITPATIFAASIVMGRALVPVEQAVGTWKQFIGARDSYTEVRDLLATIDLTAPQTIVPKQRNTVEVRELVCELPSRPEPVLKGLSFELAGGQALGIVGPSGSGKSTLARLLVGAMAPAAGRLRFGGLDYNHWDPVEFGRHVGYLPQDVGLFAGTVRENIARFGDASTDEIIDAAIRAGIHDMVLDLPKQYDTRLGVGGVGLSGGQRQRLGLARALLGRPPLLVLDEPNANLDAPGEEALKAALLKAKADGAAVIVITHRTTILDIVDVMMVIRGGMLDMLGPPGEVYQALQQQAAARAAAS, encoded by the coding sequence ATGGCGGCAGCCCTTTCGACGGTCGCGGACGAGGCGGCGGAGCCGTCATATCACCGCGGCGACGACGTTCGCGATGCGCTGCTGAAACTCTGGCCGCACTTTCTCTGGGCCGGGCTGTTTTCCAGCGCGATCAATCTGCTTTATCTCTCCTCGCCGCTCTATCTGATGCAGGTGTACAACCGCGTGCTGCTCAACGAAAACATCTCCACGCTCGTCCTGCTCACGCTCATCCTCGCCATCGCGCTGCTGACCATGGCGGGGCTCGACGCCGTACGCGCCTGGATCCTGATCCGCTGCGGTATCCGGCTCGACATGGAGCTGTCGACGCGTGTGTTCGAGGCGCTGGTGGTGCGATCGGCCGAACGCGGCGCCTCGCGCGGCGCGCAGCACTTGCGCGATCTCGATCAGTTCCGCACCTTCGTGACCGGATCCGGAATCTATTTCGCGTTCGATCTGCCCTGGATTCCGGTCTATCTACTGCTGCTGTTCTTCATCCATCCCCTGCTCGGCCTTGTCGCCACCATCGGCGCGCTGCTGCTGCTCGCTCTTGCCGGCGTCAACGAGCTTTTGACTCGCTCGCCGATGAAGCAGGCCGAGGCCTCCGGCAACCAGTCCTACGTCTTCACGGAGAACGTGCTGCGCCATGCCGACGTGATCCGCGCCATGGGCATGCAGCCCGCGGTCGAGCGCAACTGGCAGAGCCAGCGCTCGGCCATGCTGGTGCAACAGGCGATCGCCAGCGACAAGAACGCGGTGATGACGTCCTCGATCCGTTTCTTTCGCCTGCTGCTGCAATCCCTCATGCTCGGCACCGGCGCCTGGCTTGCGATCGACCACGCCATTACGCCCGCGACGATCTTCGCCGCCAGCATCGTGATGGGCCGGGCGCTGGTGCCGGTCGAACAGGCGGTCGGCACCTGGAAGCAGTTCATCGGCGCGCGCGATTCCTACACCGAGGTGCGCGACCTGCTTGCGACCATCGACCTGACCGCGCCGCAGACCATCGTGCCGAAGCAGCGCAACACCGTCGAGGTGCGCGAACTCGTTTGCGAACTGCCGTCGCGGCCCGAGCCTGTGCTGAAGGGACTGTCCTTCGAACTCGCCGGCGGCCAGGCGCTCGGCATCGTCGGTCCGAGCGGCTCGGGCAAGAGCACGCTGGCGCGGCTGCTGGTCGGGGCGATGGCGCCTGCCGCCGGGCGGTTGCGCTTCGGCGGGCTCGACTACAATCACTGGGACCCGGTCGAATTCGGCCGTCATGTCGGCTATCTGCCGCAGGATGTCGGCCTGTTTGCCGGCACCGTCCGCGAGAACATCGCGCGCTTCGGCGATGCCTCCACCGACGAGATCATCGACGCCGCGATCCGCGCCGGCATCCACGACATGGTGCTCGACCTTCCCAAGCAATACGACACGCGGCTTGGCGTCGGCGGCGTCGGCCTTTCAGGCGGCCAGCGCCAGCGGCTCGGGCTTGCGCGCGCCCTGCTCGGCCGCCCGCCGCTGCTGGTGCTCGACGAACCCAACGCCAATCTCGATGCTCCCGGCGAAGAAGCGCTCAAGGCCGCGCTGCTGAAGGCCAAGGCGGACGGCGCCGCCGTCATCGTCATCACCCACCGCACCACCATCCTCGACATCGTCGACGTCATGATGGTGATCCGTGGCGGCATGCTCGACATGCTCGGCCCGCCCGGCGAGGTCTATCAGGCGCTGCAGCAGCAGGCCGCCGCGCGGGCGGCCGCATCATGA
- a CDS encoding HlyD family type I secretion periplasmic adaptor subunit: MSTAAYIADRERAYYARPGRPALVGAIVVGAFASAMTLWGTLAPISGAAIASGNLQVEGRRQSVQHPYGGVIRQLLVRDGVHVEKGQLLLVLDDSDPRAKLDVLVADRDAALAAEARLMAERDGQAAPEFGAAPKDAKPALRQAMANEVAMMAARKHQFEAETSVLKGKIAELNAQIGGTQAQLTGTEKQRELLGDEMNGAQHLYEQGYTPKTRILALQREDAKLQADTGAQRANIAGMQQQIAQNEAEIAKAERARMSEITDQLRSTENKLAELAPKVDAATDVVTRTQIRAPATGSVVGLDVFTEGGVIQPGAKLMDIVPSDNPLIVDAQLKLSDINDVTVGRRAEIRLTGVNYAERPRLYGTVRTVSADRVTNDKAGGPGYYAVEVSLEPEDVRKSRIELQSGMPAEVIVPTRPRTLFEYLLGPLRDELTRAFREH, encoded by the coding sequence ATGAGCACCGCAGCCTACATCGCCGACCGCGAGCGCGCCTATTATGCGCGGCCGGGGCGGCCCGCTCTGGTCGGCGCCATCGTCGTCGGCGCGTTTGCATCCGCCATGACGTTGTGGGGAACGCTGGCCCCGATCTCGGGCGCGGCGATCGCCAGCGGCAATCTGCAGGTCGAAGGCCGGCGCCAGAGCGTGCAGCATCCCTACGGCGGCGTCATCCGCCAGCTTCTCGTGCGCGACGGCGTTCATGTCGAGAAGGGACAGCTCTTGCTCGTGCTCGACGACAGCGATCCGCGCGCCAAGCTCGACGTGCTGGTCGCCGACCGCGATGCTGCCCTTGCCGCGGAAGCGCGGCTGATGGCCGAGCGCGATGGCCAGGCCGCACCGGAGTTCGGCGCCGCCCCGAAGGACGCAAAGCCCGCACTGCGCCAGGCGATGGCGAACGAGGTCGCGATGATGGCGGCGCGAAAGCATCAGTTCGAGGCGGAGACTTCAGTGCTCAAGGGCAAGATCGCCGAACTGAATGCGCAGATCGGCGGCACGCAGGCCCAGCTCACCGGCACCGAAAAGCAGCGCGAGCTGCTCGGCGACGAGATGAACGGCGCGCAGCATCTGTACGAACAGGGCTACACGCCGAAGACACGGATCCTGGCTCTCCAGCGCGAGGATGCCAAGCTCCAGGCCGATACCGGCGCCCAGCGCGCCAATATCGCCGGCATGCAGCAGCAGATCGCCCAGAACGAGGCCGAGATCGCCAAGGCCGAACGCGCAAGGATGAGCGAGATCACCGATCAGCTCCGCTCGACCGAGAACAAGCTCGCCGAGCTCGCCCCGAAAGTCGATGCGGCGACGGACGTGGTCACGCGCACGCAGATCAGGGCGCCTGCGACCGGATCGGTAGTCGGTCTCGACGTCTTCACTGAAGGCGGCGTGATCCAGCCGGGCGCAAAGCTCATGGACATCGTGCCGTCGGACAATCCGCTGATCGTGGACGCGCAGCTCAAGCTGTCCGATATCAACGACGTGACGGTCGGCCGCCGCGCCGAGATCCGGCTGACCGGCGTCAATTATGCCGAACGTCCCCGCCTCTACGGCACCGTGCGAACGGTCTCGGCCGACCGCGTCACCAACGACAAGGCCGGCGGCCCCGGCTATTACGCGGTCGAGGTGTCGCTGGAGCCGGAGGACGTCAGGAAGTCGCGCATCGAATTGCAGTCGGGCATGCCGGCCGAGGTGATCGTGCCGACGCGTCCCCGCACGCTGTTCGAATATCTGCTCGGACCGCTGCGCGACGAGCTCACCCGCGCCTTCCGCGAACACTGA
- a CDS encoding O-methyltransferase, with the protein MTDRPHSPIQDPRVNAVIARLQGARQRPSGGGRRSSFDSRDPHAYAEQGFSIHPEQGELIYLLCRGLRATRVAEFATSVGMSTLYFAAALRDNGGGTVIGSEIVPAKVEAAKRNLAEAGLAEYAEIREGDARQTLRDLGGPVDFVLIDGWPGASGPSLAREVIEIVAPQLLVGGYVMNDNAEPDYLDFIRDPSNGFVSMTLPLKGGTELSLKVA; encoded by the coding sequence ATGACTGATCGGCCGCACAGCCCGATACAAGATCCGCGCGTTAACGCGGTGATCGCGCGCCTGCAAGGCGCGCGGCAGCGGCCCTCAGGCGGCGGCCGGCGCAGCTCGTTCGACAGCCGCGATCCTCACGCCTATGCCGAGCAGGGTTTTTCGATTCATCCCGAGCAGGGCGAGTTGATCTATCTGTTGTGCCGCGGCCTGCGCGCCACCCGCGTCGCCGAGTTCGCGACCTCGGTCGGGATGTCCACGCTCTATTTCGCGGCGGCGCTCCGCGACAATGGCGGCGGCACCGTGATCGGCTCGGAGATCGTGCCGGCCAAGGTCGAAGCCGCCAAACGCAATCTTGCGGAGGCGGGATTGGCCGAATATGCGGAGATCCGCGAAGGTGACGCGCGCCAGACGCTGCGCGATCTCGGCGGTCCCGTCGACTTCGTCTTGATCGATGGCTGGCCGGGTGCGTCAGGTCCCTCGCTCGCCCGCGAGGTGATCGAGATCGTGGCGCCGCAGCTGCTCGTCGGCGGTTATGTCATGAATGACAATGCCGAGCCTGACTACCTCGATTTCATCCGCGATCCCAGCAATGGCTTCGTGTCGATGACGCTGCCGCTCAAGGGCGGCACGGAGCTGTCGCTGAAGGTCGCCTAG
- a CDS encoding PadR family transcriptional regulator, with translation MFGKHRDHRDFHSGHFAHFAHFAMGRHGGRHRFGRGGHGFFGRGGDEFPGARRLSSQDLQLVILALLADKPAHGYELIKIIEERSEGFYTPSPGVIYPALTYLEEVGHASVAQDGGRKLYSITSQGEAYLAEQRGTADAILQALSRIGRRMDEVREAFAGVSDLDADASDELHRARHNLKRALRSRHGSDSAEARRIAAILDRAVAEILGK, from the coding sequence ATGTTCGGCAAACACCGAGACCACAGAGACTTCCACTCCGGGCACTTTGCTCATTTCGCCCATTTCGCCATGGGCCGGCATGGTGGGCGGCATCGCTTCGGCCGCGGCGGCCACGGCTTCTTCGGGCGCGGCGGCGACGAGTTTCCGGGCGCACGGCGACTGTCCTCGCAGGACCTCCAGCTCGTGATCCTGGCTCTGCTCGCCGACAAGCCGGCGCACGGCTACGAGCTGATCAAGATCATCGAGGAGCGCTCGGAAGGATTTTATACGCCGAGCCCCGGCGTGATCTATCCGGCGCTGACCTATCTCGAAGAGGTCGGCCACGCCAGCGTCGCGCAGGATGGCGGCCGCAAGCTCTACAGCATAACGTCGCAGGGCGAAGCTTACCTCGCCGAGCAGCGCGGCACCGCTGATGCAATCCTGCAAGCGCTGTCGCGGATCGGGCGCCGGATGGACGAGGTGCGCGAGGCCTTTGCCGGCGTCAGCGATCTCGATGCGGATGCCTCCGACGAATTGCATCGCGCCCGCCACAACCTCAAGCGCGCGCTGCGCTCCCGACACGGCAGCGACTCCGCCGAGGCGCGTCGCATCGCCGCGATTTTGGATCGTGCAGTCGCGGAAATCCTCGGCAAGTGA
- a CDS encoding carboxymuconolactone decarboxylase family protein, whose product MSRVSIKTKDDLPEALRPLWDKMTTYGAFENQAGVMAHRAPIFKHMWSLLVDLASEGMISKRHLELALVTVSLLNKCDYCVSHHAPKLAVQGVSEEGAAQLLDYKDHPELDELDKLVVEYSIAVTNNWNRTRDEIFARLRTHFSEAQIVELTWRIALCGAFNRFNDILQLEVEHGGSRGEAAE is encoded by the coding sequence ATGTCGCGCGTGTCGATCAAGACAAAGGATGATCTGCCGGAAGCACTGCGACCCCTATGGGACAAGATGACGACCTATGGTGCGTTCGAGAACCAGGCCGGTGTGATGGCGCATCGCGCGCCGATCTTCAAGCACATGTGGTCGCTGCTGGTCGATCTCGCCAGCGAAGGCATGATCTCGAAACGCCATCTCGAGCTTGCATTGGTGACGGTGTCGCTGCTGAACAAATGCGATTACTGCGTCTCGCACCACGCGCCAAAGCTCGCGGTGCAGGGCGTGTCGGAGGAGGGCGCCGCGCAGCTTCTCGACTACAAGGATCATCCGGAGCTCGATGAGCTCGACAAGCTCGTCGTTGAGTATTCGATCGCCGTCACCAACAACTGGAACCGGACGCGTGACGAGATCTTTGCCCGCCTGCGCACCCATTTCTCCGAAGCCCAGATCGTCGAGCTGACCTGGCGCATCGCGCTATGCGGCGCCTTCAATCGCTTCAACGACATCCTCCAGCTCGAGGTCGAGCACGGCGGGTCCCGCGGCGAGGCGGCTGAGTAG
- a CDS encoding MmcQ/YjbR family DNA-binding protein, with protein MTPKTFEAHCLRLPAATKVVQWEGTSVFKVGGKMFALSGGYTAESGGYMFKVSNMAYAMLIEHGLARPAPYLARAKWVQLVSNNALPDAELTAYLAQAHALIVAKLTIKKRKELGLPSPHTGLS; from the coding sequence ATGACTCCCAAGACCTTCGAAGCCCACTGCCTGCGTCTGCCTGCCGCCACCAAGGTGGTGCAATGGGAAGGCACCTCCGTGTTCAAGGTCGGCGGCAAGATGTTCGCGCTCAGCGGCGGGTATACAGCTGAGTCCGGCGGCTACATGTTCAAGGTCTCGAACATGGCCTATGCCATGCTGATCGAGCACGGCTTGGCGCGGCCTGCGCCCTATCTCGCGCGGGCCAAATGGGTGCAGCTTGTCAGCAACAACGCGCTGCCGGATGCGGAGCTGACGGCCTATCTGGCGCAGGCCCATGCGCTGATCGTGGCGAAGCTGACAATCAAAAAGCGCAAGGAGCTTGGGCTTCCGTCGCCACACACCGGACTCTCGTGA
- a CDS encoding SWIM zinc finger family protein yields MAIDLKAVEQLATDQSSLKAAAGLAKPAKWSGVGGSPDGALIWGECAGSGANPYRVMADLRDLGNKCTCPSRKFPCKHVLGLLWLNAESIVQFAPADTPAWVSDWLGRRRGTSAAKPATAPAGDKDLRAARAVEPEVTEDPKDVARRVAQAAKRNEETERAILDALDALEQWIGDQLRLGLSSFIDDATARCRRIAARLVDGKAAALAGRIDELPSRLLALAAGDRPRGAIVELGKLVLLARAFRATPRDAEIRRAVATSETRETVLADPQAPRANGHWEVLAEQVQTRRDGLVSQTTWLLNLAGSGPRFAMLLDFFPASAGRRGSVFTSGERFRGELVFYPSQQPLRALLVRRDAADETLAHEWPAPDEALSEALTRPLLAEPWMLDVPLLLPQGRIARDDAGHAWWRSGDGTATLPVASNAEGLLCGTDLTCSAAIWSGSRLTILAAQTAWGRIGSHD; encoded by the coding sequence GTGGCGATTGATCTGAAAGCGGTCGAGCAACTCGCTACCGATCAATCCTCGCTCAAGGCGGCTGCCGGTCTCGCCAAGCCGGCAAAATGGTCCGGCGTCGGCGGCAGCCCGGATGGCGCGCTGATCTGGGGCGAATGCGCGGGCTCCGGCGCCAATCCCTACCGGGTGATGGCTGATCTCCGCGATCTCGGCAACAAATGCACCTGCCCCTCGCGCAAATTCCCCTGCAAGCACGTGCTCGGCCTGTTGTGGCTCAACGCAGAATCCATCGTGCAATTCGCGCCCGCCGATACGCCGGCCTGGGTCAGCGACTGGCTCGGGCGCCGGCGCGGCACGTCAGCCGCAAAGCCGGCGACGGCCCCGGCCGGCGACAAGGATCTGCGCGCCGCACGCGCCGTCGAGCCCGAGGTCACCGAGGATCCAAAGGACGTCGCTCGCCGCGTGGCGCAGGCGGCCAAACGAAATGAAGAGACTGAGCGCGCGATCCTCGATGCGCTGGATGCGCTCGAGCAATGGATCGGCGACCAGCTCCGCCTGGGATTGTCGAGCTTCATCGACGATGCCACGGCGCGATGCCGGCGCATCGCCGCGCGCCTCGTCGATGGCAAAGCCGCGGCGCTTGCCGGTCGTATCGATGAACTACCATCCCGTTTGCTCGCCCTTGCCGCGGGCGACCGGCCACGCGGTGCGATCGTCGAGCTCGGCAAGCTGGTGCTGCTCGCGCGCGCCTTCCGCGCCACGCCGCGCGATGCCGAGATCCGGCGCGCCGTCGCGACATCGGAGACCCGCGAGACGGTGCTGGCCGATCCGCAAGCGCCACGCGCGAACGGGCATTGGGAGGTTCTCGCCGAGCAGGTGCAGACGCGCCGCGACGGCCTGGTCTCGCAGACCACATGGCTGCTCAATCTCGCTGGCAGTGGCCCGCGCTTTGCCATGCTGCTCGACTTCTTCCCGGCAAGCGCCGGCCGGCGCGGCTCGGTGTTCACCTCAGGCGAGCGTTTTCGGGGCGAGCTGGTGTTCTATCCGTCGCAGCAACCGCTCCGCGCCCTGCTCGTGCGGCGCGACGCCGCCGATGAGACGCTCGCGCACGAATGGCCCGCGCCGGACGAGGCGCTCTCCGAGGCGTTGACACGGCCGCTGTTGGCCGAGCCGTGGATGCTCGACGTGCCGTTGCTGCTGCCGCAGGGGCGTATCGCACGCGATGATGCCGGGCATGCTTGGTGGCGATCCGGCGACGGCACCGCGACATTGCCGGTCGCGAGCAACGCCGAGGGCTTATTGTGCGGCACCGATCTCACCTGCTCCGCCGCGATCTGGTCAGGCAGCCGCCTCACGATCCTGGCGGCGCAGACCGCATGGGGACGGATCGGCAGCCATGACTGA
- a CDS encoding DUF5691 domain-containing protein, producing MTDKADEIYDAMGAVLTRWTMGSAAASAAPFWRAELGEEPAEAELRLLALSGQFLGITVTAEPASTLRVLPDIPTLALPTLPETLRPLARRILAAKKQAQGKTELVDFLAARGWTMHPADWMPTAGDDDAPDVYAPWRDWMEFAASNNAARRQTNDHITAGNWDDFWPAARKAALAELRRHDPSAARAVLEAKLGNESADTRLRLLSLLSERLSNEDIAFLEAIVADDRAPKVKALATSFLARLGHGPAAGEEIAELAGFFAVKTKGLLRRSRVIDFQTPKTPAQWQRRKALLDGTDLTSFAGALGLAPLDLIAAWEWKVDTAADAGLIKLIAETGTDAQLAQAAQIVSEHNAAGFIVALAPRLAPTDRTRFAAVGLHTHGIGFEMAQVIAGAAARLDDPLSAPSGVKLLAEIRRDDAKPSDHAAEFHALGLLTSQTAAQQTLQRLTAAGLLQGDPRLDMLRLNAALDDQGEKP from the coding sequence ATGACTGACAAGGCCGACGAAATCTACGACGCAATGGGCGCAGTGCTCACGCGCTGGACCATGGGATCGGCGGCGGCCTCAGCTGCTCCCTTTTGGCGCGCCGAACTTGGCGAGGAGCCCGCCGAAGCAGAGCTGCGGCTGCTCGCTTTGTCGGGCCAGTTCCTTGGCATCACCGTGACGGCAGAGCCGGCATCGACGCTTCGCGTTCTGCCGGACATTCCCACCCTCGCCTTGCCGACCTTGCCCGAGACGTTGCGTCCGCTGGCGCGCCGAATCCTGGCGGCGAAGAAGCAGGCGCAAGGCAAGACCGAGCTCGTCGACTTTCTGGCGGCGCGCGGCTGGACCATGCATCCCGCCGACTGGATGCCCACGGCCGGCGATGACGACGCACCAGACGTCTATGCGCCTTGGCGCGATTGGATGGAATTTGCAGCGTCGAACAACGCCGCACGGCGGCAGACGAACGACCACATCACTGCCGGCAATTGGGACGATTTCTGGCCTGCCGCGCGCAAAGCGGCGCTGGCCGAGCTTCGGCGGCACGATCCGTCCGCGGCACGCGCGGTGCTGGAGGCGAAGCTCGGCAACGAAAGTGCCGACACGCGATTGCGCCTGCTGTCGCTGCTCTCGGAGCGGCTGTCCAACGAGGATATAGCCTTCCTCGAAGCCATCGTGGCGGATGACCGCGCACCCAAGGTCAAGGCACTTGCGACCTCCTTCCTCGCGCGTCTCGGCCACGGTCCCGCCGCGGGCGAGGAGATCGCGGAGCTTGCCGGCTTCTTCGCGGTGAAGACCAAGGGGCTGCTGCGGCGCTCCCGCGTGATCGACTTTCAAACTCCCAAGACGCCGGCACAGTGGCAACGACGGAAAGCCCTCCTCGACGGCACCGACCTGACATCGTTTGCAGGCGCGCTCGGCCTCGCGCCGCTGGATTTGATCGCCGCCTGGGAGTGGAAGGTGGACACGGCGGCCGACGCCGGGCTGATCAAGCTGATCGCCGAGACCGGCACCGATGCGCAGCTCGCGCAGGCAGCGCAGATCGTCAGCGAGCATAACGCGGCTGGCTTCATCGTGGCGCTCGCACCGCGTCTCGCGCCGACCGATCGCACTCGGTTCGCGGCGGTAGGCTTGCATACGCACGGCATCGGCTTTGAGATGGCGCAGGTGATCGCCGGCGCTGCGGCACGCCTGGACGATCCGCTCTCGGCGCCTTCAGGTGTAAAACTGCTGGCCGAGATCAGGCGCGATGACGCGAAGCCATCCGACCATGCTGCGGAATTTCACGCGCTGGGCCTGCTCACCTCGCAGACGGCGGCGCAGCAGACCTTGCAGCGCCTGACGGCCGCGGGCCTGCTGCAAGGCGATCCGCGCCTCGACATGCTGCGGCTCAACGCCGCGTTGGACGATCAGGGAGAGAAGCCATGA
- a CDS encoding AAA family ATPase yields the protein MSEKLRLPAEESFAAELKALAAGEGHRPPGWALSPRQIVTYLMGGKAADGTAITPKYVGDKRLIETAVATLATDRALLLLGVPGTAKSWVSEHLAAGITGDSTLVIQCTAGTDENQIRYGWNYAQLLAHGPSREALVPTPLMRAMEGGKLCRFEELTRMGSDVQDTLITVLSEKMMPIPELNTAVYAQRGFNIIATANNRDKGVNELSSALKRRFNVVVLPLPDSAEEEVSIVVKRVGEMAQNLDLPAPKNVADEVARVVAIFRELRSGSTEDGKVALKSPSGGLSTAEAIAVMVGGISQATFFNDGKLTPETLASNMLGAVIKDPVQDTAVLGEYLETVLKKKRGFEGYYASLTDLI from the coding sequence ATGAGCGAGAAACTGCGGTTGCCCGCCGAGGAGAGCTTTGCGGCCGAGCTGAAGGCCCTTGCCGCCGGCGAAGGACATCGCCCGCCGGGTTGGGCGCTCTCGCCGCGCCAGATCGTGACCTATCTGATGGGCGGCAAGGCGGCTGACGGCACGGCGATCACGCCCAAATATGTCGGCGACAAGCGATTGATCGAGACCGCCGTTGCAACGCTTGCGACCGATCGCGCGCTACTTTTGCTTGGCGTGCCCGGCACCGCCAAGTCGTGGGTCTCCGAGCATCTTGCCGCCGGCATCACCGGCGATTCCACGCTCGTGATCCAGTGCACCGCAGGGACCGACGAGAACCAGATCCGCTACGGCTGGAACTATGCCCAGCTGCTCGCCCATGGGCCGAGCCGCGAAGCACTGGTGCCGACCCCGCTGATGCGCGCGATGGAAGGCGGCAAGCTCTGCCGCTTCGAAGAGCTGACGCGCATGGGCAGCGACGTGCAGGACACGCTGATCACCGTGCTGTCCGAGAAGATGATGCCGATCCCGGAGCTCAACACCGCCGTCTATGCGCAGCGCGGCTTCAACATCATCGCAACCGCCAACAATCGCGACAAGGGCGTCAACGAGCTGTCCTCCGCGCTCAAGCGCCGCTTCAACGTCGTCGTGTTGCCGCTCCCTGACAGCGCCGAGGAAGAAGTGTCGATCGTCGTCAAGCGCGTCGGCGAGATGGCGCAGAACCTCGATCTGCCGGCGCCGAAGAACGTCGCCGACGAAGTGGCGCGGGTGGTCGCGATCTTCCGCGAATTGCGCTCGGGCTCGACCGAGGACGGCAAGGTCGCGCTGAAGTCGCCGTCGGGCGGGCTCTCGACCGCAGAGGCCATCGCCGTGATGGTCGGCGGCATCAGCCAGGCAACCTTCTTCAACGACGGCAAGCTGACGCCTGAGACGCTCGCCAGCAACATGCTCGGCGCGGTGATCAAGGATCCCGTGCAGGACACCGCCGTGCTCGGCGAATATCTGGAGACCGTGCTGAAGAAGAAGCGCGGCTTCGAAGGCTACTATGCCTCGCTGACCGATCTGATCTGA